One genomic region from Nymphaea colorata isolate Beijing-Zhang1983 chromosome 10, ASM883128v2, whole genome shotgun sequence encodes:
- the LOC116263182 gene encoding uncharacterized protein At1g10890 isoform X1: protein MPRTISRSPSYRRRHSPSPVRHGSRRSRRDRSRSPYSYSHSRHKSRSPSPRRRISRSPSLRRRKSRSPTPRRHKRYKSRSSTRSPIRNSRSPSLGSIERKNANEKLRKEEEEKKRLLVLIAVSVVNRRQREAELRLLEEETARRVEEAIRKKVEESLNSEEIKLEIQRRIEEGRKKLLEDVAIQLEKEKEATLIEARHKEEQARKEREELDRMLEENRKRVEESQKKEALEQQQKEEERFRELERLQRQREEALRRKKLEEEEERANQMKLLGKNKSRPKLSFAIGSK, encoded by the exons ATGCCTAGAACGATCTCCAGATCGCCGTCTTATAGACGGAGGCACTCCCCGTCGCCCGTTAGGCACGGCAGCCGGAGAAGCCGGAGAGACCGAAGTCGTTCACCGTATTCTTATTCCCATAGCAG GCATAAAAGCCGTTCTCCTTCTCCGAGACGGCGTATAAGTCGGTCGCCGTCTCTTAGACGACGTAAAAGTCGTTCACCGACACCAAGGCGGCATAAGAGATATAAGAGTAGGAGTTCCACAAGGTCTCCTATTCGAAATTCTCGAAGCCCAAGCCTTGGTTCAATTGAGCGGAAGAATGCAAACGAAAAACTgcggaaagaagaagaagaaaagaaaag GCTGTTGGTGCTAATTGCGGTTTCTGTTGTTAATAG GCGTCAACGAGAAGCAGAGTTAAGATTATTGGAAGAAGAAACTGCTCGGAGAGTGGAAGAAGCTATTCGGAAAAAAGTTGAGGAGAGCTTGAACTCTGAAGAGATTAAGCTAGAAATTCAAaggagaatagaagaaggccGAAAGAAATTGCTCGAAGATGTTGCAATAcaacttgaaaaggaaaaagaagctACTCTAATTGAAGCAAGGCACAAGGAG GAACAAGCTCGAAAGGAGAGGGAAGAACTTGACAGGATGCTGGAAGAGAATCGTAAAAGAGTTGAGGAATCACAGAAGAAAGAAGCTCTGGAGCAACAGCAAAAAGAGGAGGAACGATTCAGGGAATTGGAGAGGCTTCAACGGCAAAGGGAAGAGGCCTTGAGGCGGAAGAaactggaggaggaagaagaacgagCGAATCAAATGAAGttgttaggtaaaaataaatcCCGTCCGAAGCTATCATTTGCCATTGGCTCCAAATGA
- the LOC116263182 gene encoding uncharacterized protein At1g10890 isoform X2 has protein sequence MPRTISRSPSYRRRHSPSPVRHGSRRSRRDRSRSPYSYSHSRHKSRSPSPRRRISRSPSLRRRKSRSPTPRRHKRYKSRSSTRSPIRNSRSPSLGSIERKNANEKLRKEEEEKKRRQREAELRLLEEETARRVEEAIRKKVEESLNSEEIKLEIQRRIEEGRKKLLEDVAIQLEKEKEATLIEARHKEEQARKEREELDRMLEENRKRVEESQKKEALEQQQKEEERFRELERLQRQREEALRRKKLEEEEERANQMKLLGKNKSRPKLSFAIGSK, from the exons ATGCCTAGAACGATCTCCAGATCGCCGTCTTATAGACGGAGGCACTCCCCGTCGCCCGTTAGGCACGGCAGCCGGAGAAGCCGGAGAGACCGAAGTCGTTCACCGTATTCTTATTCCCATAGCAG GCATAAAAGCCGTTCTCCTTCTCCGAGACGGCGTATAAGTCGGTCGCCGTCTCTTAGACGACGTAAAAGTCGTTCACCGACACCAAGGCGGCATAAGAGATATAAGAGTAGGAGTTCCACAAGGTCTCCTATTCGAAATTCTCGAAGCCCAAGCCTTGGTTCAATTGAGCGGAAGAATGCAAACGAAAAACTgcggaaagaagaagaagaaaagaaaag GCGTCAACGAGAAGCAGAGTTAAGATTATTGGAAGAAGAAACTGCTCGGAGAGTGGAAGAAGCTATTCGGAAAAAAGTTGAGGAGAGCTTGAACTCTGAAGAGATTAAGCTAGAAATTCAAaggagaatagaagaaggccGAAAGAAATTGCTCGAAGATGTTGCAATAcaacttgaaaaggaaaaagaagctACTCTAATTGAAGCAAGGCACAAGGAG GAACAAGCTCGAAAGGAGAGGGAAGAACTTGACAGGATGCTGGAAGAGAATCGTAAAAGAGTTGAGGAATCACAGAAGAAAGAAGCTCTGGAGCAACAGCAAAAAGAGGAGGAACGATTCAGGGAATTGGAGAGGCTTCAACGGCAAAGGGAAGAGGCCTTGAGGCGGAAGAaactggaggaggaagaagaacgagCGAATCAAATGAAGttgttaggtaaaaataaatcCCGTCCGAAGCTATCATTTGCCATTGGCTCCAAATGA